The Mixta hanseatica genome includes a region encoding these proteins:
- a CDS encoding PepSY-associated TM helix domain-containing protein, translating to MSEKIVPTASAQIEKTQSAQAFLQLMRRLHFTIGLFIGPFIFAAALTGTLYVLTPQLENYLYAQQLTTDAPGPVQPLSKQIDAALAYAGSDAKIAAVRPAPSDTETTRVMFRFADSAPSETRALFIDPKTLAVRGDLTVYGTSGILPLRTTLDYLHRSLLLGDIGRNYSELAASWMWVAALGGTLLWAVQRTPRRSKTTGASRTQRLLRLRSWHSLLGLALLLGLLFFSATGLTWSRWAGDNINALRAHYGWLTPAVNTQLASNAPPMMMDEHAEHHGHMMHHAPDAPLSAAQFDGVLAAARANGIDAAKLEIRPSYQADRAWIVGEIDRRWPTQVDAVAVDPHTWRVTDKIEFANFGLLAKLTRWGVDAHMGILFGVANQLVLALFGLALCVLIVLGYRLWWQRRPAQPQHHPADTLMQAWRRMSLSLRFILSVVLIALAFSLPLMGISLLLFLLLDAWRWYRAQRA from the coding sequence ATGTCGGAAAAAATCGTGCCGACGGCCTCGGCACAGATTGAAAAAACGCAAAGCGCGCAGGCGTTTCTGCAGCTTATGCGTCGTTTACACTTCACCATCGGTCTGTTTATCGGCCCGTTTATCTTTGCCGCCGCGCTCACCGGCACGCTCTATGTATTAACGCCGCAGCTTGAAAATTACCTGTATGCGCAACAGCTGACGACCGATGCGCCCGGCCCCGTACAGCCGCTATCAAAACAGATCGATGCGGCGCTGGCCTACGCGGGCAGCGATGCGAAAATCGCCGCCGTGCGCCCGGCACCGAGCGATACCGAGACCACACGCGTGATGTTTCGCTTCGCCGACAGCGCGCCATCAGAAACGCGCGCTCTGTTTATCGATCCGAAAACGCTGGCGGTACGCGGCGATCTCACCGTCTACGGCACCAGTGGGATTTTGCCGCTGCGCACCACGCTGGATTATCTCCATCGCAGCCTGCTGCTGGGTGATATTGGGCGTAACTACAGCGAGCTGGCCGCCAGCTGGATGTGGGTCGCCGCGCTGGGCGGCACGCTGCTATGGGCGGTACAGCGCACGCCGCGTCGCAGCAAAACAACAGGCGCCTCGCGTACGCAACGCCTGCTGCGTCTGCGTAGCTGGCACAGCCTGCTGGGCCTTGCGCTGCTGCTCGGGCTGCTGTTTTTCTCCGCCACCGGCCTCACCTGGTCGCGCTGGGCCGGCGATAATATCAATGCCCTGCGCGCCCATTATGGCTGGCTGACCCCGGCGGTGAATACGCAGCTTGCCAGCAACGCGCCGCCGATGATGATGGATGAACATGCGGAGCATCATGGGCATATGATGCATCATGCGCCGGATGCGCCGTTAAGCGCCGCCCAGTTTGACGGCGTGCTGGCTGCCGCGCGCGCCAACGGTATTGACGCGGCGAAGCTGGAAATTCGCCCTTCTTATCAGGCGGACAGAGCGTGGATCGTGGGTGAGATCGATCGCCGCTGGCCCACCCAGGTGGATGCCGTGGCGGTGGATCCCCATACCTGGCGCGTTACGGATAAAATTGAATTCGCCAACTTTGGCCTGCTGGCGAAGTTAACGCGCTGGGGCGTGGATGCGCATATGGGCATTCTGTTCGGCGTGGCGAATCAGCTGGTGCTGGCACTGTTCGGCCTGGCGCTGTGCGTGCTGATTGTGCTTGGCTACCGTCTGTGGTGGCAGCGTCGTCCCGCTCAGCCGCAACATCATCCGGCGGATACGCTGATGCAGGCGTGGCGGCGTATGAGCCTCAGCCTACGCTTTATCCTGTCGGTGGTGCTGATAGCTCTGGCTTTTAGCCTGCCGCTGATGGGCATCAGCCTGCTGCTGTTTTTATTGCTGGATGCCTGGCGCTGGTATCGCGCGCAGCGGGCATAG
- a CDS encoding DUF2946 family protein: protein MSLIYVAIARSRFPAWLALLAMLLLFIAPVISKSLMAQHGYASPMMAHMSAMAMDAEDERHDHGCAAEVARQHSPPTASHAHHSSPPTAAQPGAAPHSASAASHSRHYHMSMMDDSACGYCVLLIHLPLDSVRLPQLWTLLQAAVPVAPLQLQPFVASWIPIWFRPRGPPVNGFSLV from the coding sequence GTGTCGCTGATTTATGTTGCCATCGCCCGCAGCCGTTTCCCGGCGTGGCTGGCGCTGCTGGCTATGCTGCTGCTGTTTATCGCCCCGGTGATTTCTAAATCGCTGATGGCTCAGCATGGCTATGCCTCGCCAATGATGGCGCATATGTCAGCAATGGCGATGGATGCGGAAGATGAAAGGCATGACCATGGCTGCGCAGCAGAGGTCGCCAGGCAACACAGCCCGCCGACCGCCAGCCACGCTCATCACTCGTCGCCCCCTACGGCGGCGCAGCCAGGCGCCGCGCCTCATTCCGCTTCCGCTGCCTCTCATTCCCGGCACTATCATATGTCGATGATGGACGACAGCGCCTGTGGCTACTGCGTACTGCTGATTCATCTGCCGCTGGACTCCGTGCGCCTGCCGCAGCTCTGGACGCTGCTACAGGCGGCCGTGCCAGTCGCTCCTCTCCAGCTACAGCCTTTTGTCGCCAGCTGGATCCCCATTTGGTTCCGACCGCGCGGGCCGCCGGTTAACGGGTTTTCACTCGTTTAA
- a CDS encoding YbaK/EbsC family protein — translation MSLESVRQYFAERAPEIPIIELSQSTATVALAAKAHGVAPGQIAKTLSLKVKNRVILIVTGGDLRLDNRKLKETLGAKARMLTTDEVLNWTGHPPGGVCPFGLEHPLPVYCDISLRRFAEVLPAAGATHSALRISPDKMAELTEAEWVDVCQNPADLT, via the coding sequence ATGAGCCTGGAGTCTGTACGGCAGTATTTTGCCGAGCGTGCCCCTGAAATCCCGATTATTGAACTTAGTCAAAGCACGGCAACCGTGGCTCTTGCCGCTAAAGCGCACGGCGTCGCGCCGGGGCAGATAGCGAAGACCCTGTCGTTAAAGGTAAAGAATCGGGTGATCCTGATCGTGACCGGCGGCGATCTGCGTCTGGATAATCGCAAGCTAAAAGAAACGCTGGGGGCAAAGGCGCGCATGTTAACCACCGATGAGGTGCTGAACTGGACCGGCCATCCGCCCGGCGGCGTCTGCCCCTTTGGCCTTGAGCATCCGCTGCCAGTCTATTGCGATATTTCTCTGCGGCGCTTTGCCGAAGTATTGCCGGCAGCAGGCGCGACTCATAGCGCGCTACGTATCTCGCCGGATAAAATGGCGGAGCTTACCGAGGCCGAATGGGTCGACGTTTGCCAAAATCCCGCTGATTTAACCTAA
- the fhuF gene encoding siderophore-iron reductase FhuF, translated as MAIVTRQAYEYGSSPVIFMQSDSSLSTVLHSLFSEHRSWFLEFITLNDAAPDDTLIQPEWSQSTHFNRLLARYSDEIYREHADMLREAKPLQSLWAQWYFGLIVPPMMLALVMEKRALDCSLEHFHLQFHESGRPAKFWIDVQEDEDARYLNAHQRIDRLIQRHLIPAVQGIEQHGDINAKLIWNNTGYLMHWFLGEMKSWVDEATLLTLEHALFFSRHLLDGSDNPLYRTVIPRDGAMQRRSCCQRYRLPAVERCGDCTLKPV; from the coding sequence ATGGCCATTGTTACGCGTCAGGCTTATGAGTATGGTTCGTCTCCAGTCATCTTTATGCAGAGTGATAGTTCGCTGAGCACTGTGCTGCATAGTCTGTTTAGCGAACATCGCTCGTGGTTCCTTGAATTTATCACGCTTAACGACGCCGCCCCTGACGATACGCTTATCCAGCCTGAATGGTCACAGAGCACGCACTTTAATCGCCTGCTGGCGCGCTACAGCGATGAAATCTATCGTGAGCATGCTGATATGCTGCGTGAGGCAAAGCCGCTACAGTCGCTCTGGGCGCAGTGGTATTTTGGCCTGATTGTGCCGCCGATGATGCTGGCGCTGGTAATGGAGAAGCGCGCGCTCGACTGCTCGCTGGAACATTTTCATCTGCAGTTCCATGAAAGCGGTCGTCCGGCTAAATTCTGGATCGACGTGCAGGAGGACGAAGATGCGCGCTATCTGAATGCGCATCAGCGTATCGATCGTCTTATCCAGCGGCATTTAATCCCGGCGGTACAGGGCATTGAACAGCATGGCGATATCAACGCCAAACTTATCTGGAATAATACCGGCTACCTGATGCACTGGTTTTTAGGCGAGATGAAAAGCTGGGTAGATGAAGCCACGCTGCTGACGCTGGAACATGCGCTGTTTTTCTCGCGTCATTTATTGGACGGCAGCGATAACCCGCTTTACCGTACCGTTATCCCGCGCGACGGCGCGATGCAGCGTCGCAGCTGCTGTCAGCGCTACCGGCTGCCCGCGGTGGAACGTTGCGGCGACTGTACCCTGAAGCCCGTCTGA
- a CDS encoding diguanylate cyclase — translation MKLQTYEELLHSKYRLSLMLFLFLNMATSLFFMLPINKGENLSFSLPATLIVIISLLQLTFWILKPATRWPILSLTAFIIGVLWSWLIANKSQLVFYFDGSFLLVSLMAVFFISAISLNEHLLAFCLHIAPPSLTVMLLDRGQHPLTLLFTIALPLLGFTLQSLMQRRSDHFTRRLLFQLYEEKQTWSDLSMLDPLTGLYNRRGLKNRLENLLENHAGSHFVMLLDIDNFKSYNDNYGHAMGDQALTRVSAAIRDAVRSRDVVTRYGGEEFLVLMTNVNRSIAMKLAERIRQHVLDLEIPHRFNHRVSTHVTISAGIAPIIEEDFEQALANADRALYVAKNRGRNTILSWEELCEANLRSAPADIA, via the coding sequence ATGAAATTACAAACTTATGAAGAATTGCTGCACAGCAAATATCGCCTGTCGTTAATGCTTTTTCTTTTTTTAAACATGGCGACATCACTTTTTTTTATGTTACCGATAAATAAAGGAGAAAATCTTTCATTCTCTTTACCGGCAACGCTGATAGTTATCATAAGTTTATTGCAATTAACCTTCTGGATCCTGAAGCCTGCCACCAGATGGCCGATATTATCGTTGACCGCTTTTATTATCGGCGTGCTGTGGTCATGGCTGATTGCGAATAAAAGCCAGCTGGTTTTTTATTTTGACGGCAGCTTCCTGCTGGTCAGCCTGATGGCGGTTTTCTTTATCAGCGCCATCTCGCTAAATGAACATCTGCTGGCGTTTTGCCTGCACATTGCCCCGCCCTCGCTTACCGTTATGCTGCTCGACCGCGGCCAGCATCCGCTAACGCTGCTGTTTACCATCGCACTGCCACTGCTCGGCTTTACGCTCCAGAGCCTGATGCAGCGCCGCAGCGACCATTTTACGCGACGCCTCTTGTTCCAGCTGTACGAAGAAAAGCAGACCTGGAGCGACCTGAGTATGCTCGATCCGCTTACCGGGCTCTATAACCGGCGCGGTTTGAAGAACCGGCTGGAAAACCTGCTGGAGAACCATGCCGGCAGCCATTTCGTGATGCTGCTCGATATCGATAATTTTAAATCTTATAACGATAACTACGGGCATGCGATGGGCGATCAGGCGCTGACGCGCGTCTCTGCGGCGATTCGTGATGCGGTGCGCTCGCGGGATGTAGTCACCCGTTACGGCGGCGAAGAGTTTCTGGTGCTGATGACTAACGTTAATCGTTCGATTGCCATGAAGCTGGCTGAACGTATTCGTCAACATGTGCTGGACCTGGAAATTCCCCATCGTTTTAACCATCGCGTCTCTACGCATGTCACTATTAGCGCCGGTATTGCTCCGATAATCGAAGAAGATTTTGAACAGGCGCTGGCCAACGCCGATCGGGCTTTATATGTGGCGAAAAACCGCGGCAGAAATACCATTCTTTCCTGGGAAGAACTTTGCGAAGCTAATCTGCGTTCAGCGCCGGCGGATATAGCCTGA
- a CDS encoding DUF1435 family protein translates to MLMAIMAACGLWGVSWIMGERLQSAWSVLLPGALMPLVASMNLSFGQWRWLLLTALLMTVVMLVHHRLRRYILLPSCIALAGALAAVSVNAGAL, encoded by the coding sequence ATGCTGATGGCAATTATGGCGGCCTGCGGATTATGGGGCGTGAGCTGGATAATGGGAGAGCGCCTGCAAAGCGCGTGGAGTGTGTTGTTGCCTGGCGCGCTGATGCCGTTAGTGGCATCCATGAACCTGTCATTCGGCCAGTGGCGTTGGTTGTTATTGACGGCGCTGCTAATGACCGTAGTGATGCTGGTGCATCATCGGCTACGACGCTATATCTTGCTGCCTTCCTGTATCGCGCTCGCCGGCGCGTTGGCCGCGGTATCGGTGAATGCAGGCGCGCTGTAA
- the rsmC gene encoding 16S rRNA (guanine(1207)-N(2))-methyltransferase RsmC yields the protein MSAFTPASEVILRHSDEWQDRRVLFAGDLQDDLPAQLETQLSRVHTQYYHHWQSLSRSMGDRAQFGLVATAEAIAECDTLIYYWPKNKPEAQFQLQNLLSLLPVGSDIFVIGENRSGVRSAEGMLAAWATLDKIDSARRCGLYHGRLTQQPAFDAESFWDEYRLDDCVIKTLPGVFSRDGLDGGSALLLSTFTPHTKGKVLDIGCGAGVLATLLARHSPKVRLWLTDVDAAALAASKATLAANQIEGEVFASNVYSDVTGRYDMIISNPPFHEGMQTSLDAARTLIRGAAQHLNSGGELRLVANAFLPYPQVLDETFGHHEVLAQTGRFKVYRAVWGRDARAIKAANRDK from the coding sequence ATGTCTGCTTTTACCCCGGCGAGTGAAGTGATCCTGCGCCATAGTGATGAATGGCAAGACCGCCGCGTGCTGTTTGCCGGCGATTTGCAGGATGACCTGCCCGCCCAGCTGGAAACCCAGCTGAGCCGCGTCCATACGCAATATTATCATCACTGGCAATCATTAAGCCGCAGCATGGGCGATCGTGCGCAGTTTGGCCTGGTAGCCACGGCAGAAGCGATAGCAGAGTGCGATACCCTGATCTATTACTGGCCGAAAAACAAGCCGGAAGCCCAGTTTCAGCTGCAAAATCTGCTGTCGCTGCTGCCGGTGGGCAGCGATATTTTTGTTATTGGCGAAAACCGCAGCGGCGTGCGCAGCGCCGAAGGTATGCTGGCTGCCTGGGCGACGCTGGACAAGATCGACAGCGCGCGCCGTTGCGGTCTGTATCATGGTCGCCTGACACAGCAGCCCGCGTTTGATGCGGAAAGTTTCTGGGATGAATACAGACTGGATGATTGCGTGATTAAAACGCTGCCGGGTGTATTCAGCCGCGACGGGCTGGATGGTGGCAGCGCCCTGCTGCTCTCAACCTTTACCCCGCATACCAAAGGGAAAGTGCTGGATATCGGCTGCGGCGCCGGGGTGCTGGCAACGCTGCTGGCGCGTCATTCGCCAAAGGTACGCCTGTGGCTGACCGATGTGGATGCCGCCGCGCTGGCCGCCAGTAAAGCGACGCTGGCCGCCAACCAGATCGAAGGCGAGGTATTTGCCAGCAACGTTTATTCTGACGTGACCGGCCGTTATGACATGATCATCTCGAACCCGCCGTTCCATGAAGGGATGCAGACCAGCCTTGATGCGGCGCGTACGCTGATTCGCGGTGCGGCTCAGCACCTTAACAGCGGCGGCGAGCTACGGCTGGTGGCTAACGCCTTTCTGCCCTACCCGCAGGTGCTGGACGAAACCTTTGGCCATCATGAAGTGCTGGCGCAAACGGGTCGTTTTAAGGTCTACCGCGCCGTCTGGGGACGCGATGCCCGCGCCATTAAGGCTGCTAACCGCGACAAATAA